One Rickettsiales bacterium DNA segment encodes these proteins:
- a CDS encoding response regulator transcription factor, translating to MRILLIEDDISTAKSIELALATEGIVCDIAGNGEEGLDFARMYEYDIIILDMMLPDVDGFEVLRRLRRANIKTPVMILSGLTGSDSKVKGLGIGADDYVTKPFNRGELIARIQAIVRRSKGNSTSKLKVGKISLDMDARSVEIGGKPMNLTSKEYSILEIMMLRKGTPIKKETFLAHLYGGIDEPEIKIIDVFVCKLRKKIEEVAGENYIETLWGRGYCIKDPNEKNILAGNENQE from the coding sequence ATGAGAATACTTCTTATAGAAGATGATATTTCTACTGCAAAATCAATAGAGTTAGCCCTAGCAACTGAAGGTATTGTCTGCGATATAGCAGGCAATGGTGAGGAGGGTTTGGACTTTGCAAGAATGTATGAATATGACATTATAATTCTTGATATGATGTTGCCAGATGTTGATGGCTTTGAGGTTTTACGCAGATTGAGGCGTGCAAATATTAAAACGCCAGTGATGATTCTTTCTGGCTTAACTGGCTCTGATAGCAAAGTTAAAGGGCTTGGAATTGGTGCTGATGATTATGTTACAAAACCATTTAATCGTGGCGAGTTAATTGCTAGAATTCAAGCTATTGTTCGTCGTTCTAAGGGAAATTCAACTTCTAAGTTAAAAGTTGGTAAAATATCTTTGGACATGGACGCTAGAAGTGTTGAAATAGGTGGTAAACCTATGAATTTAACCAGTAAAGAATATAGCATATTAGAAATAATGATGCTTCGTAAAGGAACGCCTATTAAGAAAGAAACTTTCCTTGCACATCTTTACGGCGGAATTGATGAGCCTGAAATAAAAATCATTGATGTATTTGTTTGCAAGCTTCGCAAAAAAATTGAAGAGGTAGCTGGCGAAAACTACATTGAAACTTTATGGGGTAGAGGTTATTGCATTAAAGATCCTAATGAAAAAAATATCCTAGCTGGCAACGAAAACCAAGAATAA